In the genome of Nitrospirota bacterium, the window CGTCAGCCCCTCCTGCAACCCCACGCCGATGGCCGCGAGCAGGTTGTAGACGTTGTGCTCCCCCACCAGCTTGCTGGCCACCTCGAACCGGCCGACCGGGGTCACGACCGTGAAGTTCGTGCCTGCCAGCGAGAGCCGCACCGCTTCGGCGCGGATGTCGGCCGGACGCCGGATCGCATAGGTCCACACGGGAACGCGGCAGGCCTGGCACACGCGCGGGCCCCGCTCATCGTCCACATTCACGATGGCGCGCTTGGGCTTGAGCTTTCGCCCGGTCGGCGACAGGGCGGAGAAAAGGCGCACCTTTGCCTGAAAATACTCTTCGAGGTCGGCGTGGAAATCCAAATGGTCCTGGGTCAGGTTCGTGAACACCGCCAGGTCGAATTCGCAGCCGGCCGTGCGATCCAACGCCAGCGCATGAGACGACACTTCCATGACCGCCGTATCCAGCCCCGCGGCCACCATGCGCGCCAGCAGTGCCTGTAGCTCGACCGCCCCGGGAGTCGTGTGGGAGGCGGGGATCACTTCGGCCCCGATCTGATAGGCCACGGTACCGATCACCCCCACCTTCCGGCCGGCCGCTTCTAGCACGGCCCGGCAGAGATAGGTGATCGTGGTCTTTCCGTTCGTCCCGGTCACACCGATCATCGTCAGCCTGGACGAAGGATCCCCGTGAAACCGGCCGGCCAGCAGGCCGACGGCGCGCCGGGAATCCGGCACCTGAATGACCGGCACCGCCGGCGGCACCGACCCTCCCGCCGGCGGCTCCTGCACCACCAACGCGGCTGCGCCGGCCTGGACCGCCTGGACCAGATGCCGGTGGCCGTCCGCCTTGCCGCCCTTCACCGCGACAAACACATGGCCCGGCTTGACGCAACGCGAGTCGTCGGTTAGTCCGGTCACCTCGACTCCGAGGCCTCCGGGCCGCGTGACCGCTTCCAGAGGTTCGATGAGTTCGGCCAGCCTCACGAGGGATCTCCCACCGAAGCCAATCGCACAAGCGTTCGATCCACCCCGCCGCGCCTTGCTTCCCCATATTCATCATACCGGGCCAGCTTGATCGGCGACTTGGAGGAGACGCCCAGGTGCGGAAGCGCCTGCTCCGCCACGCGCCGGAACACCGGCGCCGCAATCGTGCCGCCCCATTGCTCCGTGCGCGGCTCGTCCACCACCACCAGGATCGCCAGCCGCGGATCGTCCGCCGGCAGGTAGCCGACGAAGGAGGCCACGAAGAGGGTCGGCGAATAGCGGCCAGTCTGAGGATCGATCTTCTGCGCGGTGCCGGTCTTGCCCGCCACCCGGAATCCGGCAATGGCCGCCTTGGCGCCGGTCCCATGGGTCACCACGCCTTCCAGAATCGCCGTCAGGGACTGGGCGGTCTCGGCGGACACGGCCCGGCGCCGGATTTGCGGGCCCGTCTGCGCCACCACCGCCCCCTTGCCGTCGCGAATCTCCGACACGACGTAGGGCTTCATCAGCCAGCCGCCGTTCGCGACGGCCGCCGTCGCGTTGAGCAACTGCAGGGGCGTGACGCCGACTTCCTGCCCGAACGCGATCGAGGCCAACGACTGGCGGCCCCAGTCCTTCGGATCCCGCACGAGCCCCGCCGCTTCACCCGGCAAATCGATTTCGGTCCGCTCGCCGAAGCCAAACGCCTTGAGATACCGGTGCAGCCGCTCTTCGCCCAGCGCCATCCCGGTTTTTGCCGCGCCGATGTTGCTCGACTTCTGCACCATCTGGGCAAAGGTCATCCAGCCGAGCTTTTCATGGTCGTGGATGTTCCGCCCGGCCGCGGAGAACTGTCCATTCTCGCCGTTAATCAGGGTGCCGGGCCCCATGACTTTTTCTTCCAGGGCGGCCGCGGCGGTAATCACTTTCATCGTCGAGCCAGGTTCATAAGCGTCGGTGAGCGCCCGGTTCCGCCAGCGTTCCGGCGTGAGGTTGCCCATGCTGTTCGGATCGAATTTCGGGTTGATGGCCATGGCCAGGATCGCACCGGTACGAGGCTCCATGACCAACACGACCCCGCCCTTCGCCCTGGAATTCGTCACCGCTTCGTCCAATTCCTTTTCCGCGATGTACTGGATCACCTCGTCGATCGTCAGGGTGAGGCTATGCCCAGGGGCCGGCCCCTGTTCGTTCAGCCCCTTCGGAAAGACGGTGCGGCCCAGCGCATCCCGCTGCAGGACCACCTTCTGCGTTTCCCCCCGCAGGTACGATTCGTACCGCCGCTCGATCCCCTCCAGCCCCTGCCCGTCCATCCCAGCAAACCCCAGCACATGCGCCAGCAGCGGCCCCTTCGGATAGAAACGCCGCCCCTCCATCCTGGTCCCGATCCCCTCCAGCGACAGACGCTCCAGGCTCCGTCCCTGCTCCGGGTCCAGCTTGCGGGCGATCCAGACGAATTTCTGCTCCCGCCTCAGCTTCCGTTCGATGTCATCGGCCCGGACGTGGAGCACCCGCGCCAAGTCGCGCGCCACGCCGGCAGGATTCTCCAGCGACGCCGGAATGCCGTAGACCGAGGGCACCTCCATGTTCATCGCCAGGACCTTGCCCTGCCGGTCGTAGATGCCGCCGCGCCCGCCTTCCACCGTCACGGACATCCGGTGCTGCCGGTCCGCCTTTTCCGTCAGTTCCGCCGCCTGCAATACTTGCAGCGTGAACAGCCGGAAGAGCACGCCGGCAAACCCGAGCATCAGGATGAGCCCGGCGACGATCCTCCGCCACCGATAGGGGTCTGCCGAAGTCACGGGATTCTCACCCCCACGTCGCTCTTGGCCAGCCGCAACTCCGCCCCCCGGCCGGGCGCGAAATCCGGCGTCACCTTCACCAGCACCACCTGCCCCTGCTCCGGCGGCCCCATCCCCAGCTTCTCCGTGGCCGCCCGCGCGATCCGCTCCGGCGCCGTCATGCTGGACACCTTCACCCGCAACTCGTCCCGCTCCCGCTGGAGCTGCACCTTCTGCTGCTTGAGCTGCTCGATGTGATAGCCGACGCGCACGATGTCCACGCGCTCCCACACACAGAGCAGCAACAGGAGCAGGCCCGTCACGGTCATTCCGGCCAAGGTTTTCATGCGGCCCTCCCCACGGTCAGGCGTTCGGCAACCCGCAACTTCGCGCTCCGGGCGCGCGGATTGCCCGCCCGTTCTTCCTCGGACGCCACGAGCGGCCTCTTGGTGAGTACGGACAAGCAAGGAGACTCCCCTCGCGACAACGCGCGGAAAGTCTGCTTGGCGATACGATCTTCGAGGGAATGGAACGAGATCACGCAGAGCCGCCCCCCCGGCGCCAGCACCTCCACCGCATCCTTGAGCGCGCCCTCCAGCACATCCAGTTCGCGATTGACGGCGATCCGCAGGGCTTGAAACGTGCGCGTCGCGCAGTGGATGCGCCCGTGGCGATAGGGCGGCGGGACCGATCCGCGAATCACAGACGCCAACTCCAGGGTCCGGGCCAGCGGGTGGATCGCCCGCGCGCGGACGATGGCCCGCGCGATCCGTCGCGAATACCGCTCTTCCCCATAGCGATAGATCAGGTCGGCCAGTTCTTGCTCGGGCAGGTCGTTCACGAGAGAGGCGGCGGAGAGAGCGGCACGCTGATCCATCCGCATATCCAGCGGGCCGTCGGCAAGAAAGCTGAAACCCCTCGTCGGTTCGTCCAGTTGCGCTGACGACACCCCCAGATCAAACATCACGCCGTCAACCTCCGCGACGCCCATTGAGCGTAACTGTTGCTTCAGCTCTTGAAAATTTCCCCGAACGAGACGCACGCGACCGGCATAGGGCTGTAGCCGTTCCCCGGCCGCACGCAGGGCCGCCTCATCCTGATCCATGCCGATGAGCACACCATCAGGGGCGCTGCGCTCCAGAATGAGGGCTGCATGCCCTCCATACCCAACGGTGCAGTCCACATATCGGCCTCCGGGCTTGCAGCCCAGGCCCGCGACCACTTCTTCAGCCAATACCGGAATATGGAGATCTTTCTCATGTTCACCAGGCAAACCATTTACTCCCACTTCTTCCCACTTTTCTCGCGTAATATACTCCCATGCATATACTTGTCAAGAAAATTTTGCGGTTTCTTAATAGGATATGGATGGCTGTGAATTCACAGAATGAATGCGAAATTCACGCTTCCAGGGGGGCGAATAGACTAAGTGGTGCAGAAGGCGAGCAAGAACTTTCAAATGACTTTTAGCTAAAAATGAAGCTCATAGAGATCACGATTGCTCGTTTGATACAGGGTTAGGGGCATGGTACCGTAGCGCAAATCTCAAGAGGGGTGCGCCATGGCTTTTGATTGGAGATGGGCATGGGCGGGTTTCTGGGAATCGCTTCCCTCCCCAGTTCAAGACGCGATCAAAAATTGGTTTTGGCAAACTCTCATTGGGTTTGCTTGCATGATGGCCTACTTCGCATGGGCGGCGTTCCAGGAAGTGCAGCAGTGGCCGGGAGAGATAATAGTTCTGATCGGTTTTGCCTTTTTCGTGATCGGCTTTGCCTTGGTAAATCAGATTCGATGGCGTCAATTACAACAAAAAATGCGAGCGAACATTGAGCAAGGCGAGGTACCGAAACAAAAGCTTCCAGATGCTACACCAGCACAATTAGCGCAAAGACGTATATCCGGCGTGCGTTTGCACCTTGCAGATTTGGTTAAAGATGGCCCCATTCTTCGAGATAAGATTATAGAGGGCTGTCAGATTGTTGGGCCAGCCGTGATTGCGTTATTGGGTGGCAATACAATAAGTCGCAATGAACTTGACGGAGGCCGACCAACATTTACGGACTATGTTTGGATTGTTCCTGAAGGCCATTCATTGGTAGGCACTGTCGGCCTGGAAAACTGCGAGTTTCGACGGAGCCATTTTTTACACATTTCCTTTATTGCCACTGAGCAGCAAGCATCGGAGTGGCGAAAGGAATTTCATGAACTTCCGCGACGATCATGACGCCACTAATTCCTTGTACTCCACATTGGATGAATTGAGCAGCTTAATGAGCGCGTCCCGAAACAGGTATGGATTCTAACGGTCGTCAAACCGCCATTCCAGTTCATCGAGGCAGGCGTCCAGATTGGACACCTCGTGCAAGTATATAATCGTGAACCCGATGAGGTTCTTCTTCCACAAGCTGAAGGCTGATTGCTGACGGCTGACCACCTCTTTCACGGATACAATTTATACAGCATGCGCGGAAACGGAATCGTTTCCCGCACATGCTCCAGCCCGCAGATCCAAGCCACGGCCCGCTCGATGCCCATGCCGAAGCCCGCGTGGGGCACGGACCCGTAACGACGAAGGTCCAGGTACCAGCGGAAGGCCTCTTCCGGCAGCTTGTGTTCCCGGATGCGGCAGAGCAGTTTCTCGTATTCGTGTATGCGCTGCCCGCCGCCGATGATCTCGCCGTAGCCTTCCGGCGCCAGCACGTCCATACACAGGGCCAGGTCCGGCCTGGTCGGATCGTTCTGCATGTAGAAGGCCTTGATGGCCGACGGATACCGGTGGACGATCACAGGCCGGTCGAATTCGTTCGAGAGCAACGTCTCCTCGTCGCCGCCGAAATCGTCCCCATGCTGGATTGGGTTCCCCTTCTGCTGCAACCGCGCCACCGCCTCTTCATAGGTAATGCGCGGAAACGGCGCGACGATCCGTTCCAGCTTGGTCACGTCCCGCTCCAGCACGGCCAGCTCGGCCCGCCTCGTCGCCAGCACCCGCTCGACGATATGGGAGAGAAACGCCTCGGCCAGGTCCATCATGTCGGCCAGTTCCGCGTAGGCCACTTCCGGCTCCACCATCCAGAATTCCATGAGGTGCCGGCGCGTCTTGGACTTTTCGGCGCGGAACGTCGGGCCGAAGCAATAGACCTTTCCAAAGGCCGCGGCCGTGGCCTCGCTGTACAGTTGCCCGCTCTGCGTCAGATAGGCCTTCTCGTCGAAATAGTCGGTCTGGAACAGAGTCGTGGTGCCTTCGCAGGCATTGGGCGTGAAGATGGGCGCGTCCACGAGGGTGAAGCCCCGGTCGTCGAAAAAGTTGCGGCAGGCGCGGATGATTTCGTGCCTGATCCGGAGCACGGCATGCTGCCGGCTGGACCTGAGCCAGAGGTGCCGGTGCTCCATTAAGAAACCGACCCCATGTTCCTTCGGCTGGATCGGAAAGGGCTCCGCCACCTGCACCGGCTCGATCTTCGTCACGTCCAGCTCATACCCGCCGTGGGCGCGCGCATCGGCCTTGAGGGTGCCCGTGAGGACCACGGAGGACTCTTGCGTCAACGCGGCTGCCGCGGCAAACGGCTCGTCCCCGACCGTGCCCTTGCTGACGACAGCCTGGAGATCCCCGGTCCCGTCGCGCACGACGAGGAAATGGATTTTCCCGCTGGAGCGGCGATGGCGCAGCCAGCCCTTGATCGTGATCTCCTGCCCGACATGGTCGGCGACATCCTGGATATACACGTGCGGCATGTGAACCTCCCTGCGTCTCCGTCGTCGGCCTTGCGCGGCCACGGCGGATGCAGCCTATCCCAACGTCAACCGGCTTTCAAGATCGCCGACCGCACCGCGTCAACCGCGTCCGCCCCGCGCAAACCCCGCTCCGGTTTGACATTGTTCGGCGGCGGCGAGCAGAATGAAACCGTCGGCAGCGGATGGACGCGCTCATGCGACACACCACGATGACAGACGGTCTGCTGGTCCTCGGCCTCGTCCTGGCCGGAGCCGGCGTGTTCTTCCTTCAGGAGTCCGCGCAGGCGACCATGTACCTCTGCCCCGGCAAGGTCGGGGACACGATCCAACTCCAGCCTGGCCCAGGCTGCAAGCCGCTGGTCGATCCCAAGGCCGAGCTCAAGGCCGAGGCGGACAAGAAGCCGGCCAAGCCCAGACCCGACATCGGCGTCACACCGGACAATATCGAGGCCTCGGTGGCGTCCTTCCTGAAGCGATACCGCGAATTCATGTCCTGCTGCTCGACGGATCCGGCGATGATCAAGGACATCGACGATCTGGACTACGAGGCAGGGGAGATTCTCAAGCAGACGGACAAACTGGTCGGCCAACGGTTCTCGCTGGTCGCCTCTCATGGGGCGCTGGTGCTGCCGGTGGTCGAGGCGCGGGACAAACTGCACGCCCTGAAGGCGAAACACCAACAGCTCGACCAGGCGTATGAAAAGGCGGAGGGCCTGGATTACGACGCGGCGGGGCGGGCACGGCGCAAGATACAAGAGGAAGAAGCGACGATGCAGCGTGAGTTCCAGCCGGCCCCTCAGCCGAGCCGCGCCCCGACGGGGAAAGACGTGGGCGATTCCCGCTTCAACGCGACGAGCCAAACGGGCCCGGCCCTCGGCGGCACCTCGACCTTGAACCGCGACGCGGCCGTGGGTCCGGCGGCCGGGCAAGGCACCCTCGACAAGGCGGCCCGTACCGGCACCGAAAGCGTGGGGCAATCAGGCCTGAACGACGCCAGCCAGACCGGTCCGGCCCTCGAGGACACATCCAGCTTCAATCGCGACAGCCAGATCGGCCCAGGCCTCAAGGGCAGCAGCTCCCTCAACGAGCAATCTTCCACCGGCCCCTCGGTCGGCCAGTCCGACCTGAATAAGCGCTAGTCATTCGCTGCAAATAGGCCGTAAGCCGAGCGAGAAGGTTTTCAGTATTCAGTTCTCCGTAGTCAGTTCCGGAAACTGACAACCGAAAACTGCTTACCGACAACTTCTTCTTTAGGCGGCCGGTTTCACCGGCGGCATGGGCGTCCACGTTTCGCCCCCGTCCTGGCTCCGGTAGAGCCCGCTCCCGTTCGTGCCCACGTACCAGACCTTCGGATCGACCTGGCTCTGAACCAA includes:
- a CDS encoding UDP-N-acetylmuramoyl-L-alanyl-D-glutamate--2,6-diaminopimelate ligase; amino-acid sequence: MRLAELIEPLEAVTRPGGLGVEVTGLTDDSRCVKPGHVFVAVKGGKADGHRHLVQAVQAGAAALVVQEPPAGGSVPPAVPVIQVPDSRRAVGLLAGRFHGDPSSRLTMIGVTGTNGKTTITYLCRAVLEAAGRKVGVIGTVAYQIGAEVIPASHTTPGAVELQALLARMVAAGLDTAVMEVSSHALALDRTAGCEFDLAVFTNLTQDHLDFHADLEEYFQAKVRLFSALSPTGRKLKPKRAIVNVDDERGPRVCQACRVPVWTYAIRRPADIRAEAVRLSLAGTNFTVVTPVGRFEVASKLVGEHNVYNLLAAIGVGLQEGLTQEQIRAGLASVENVPGRFERVEAGQDFTVVVDYAHTEDALMRLLAAANRLKTGRVITLFGCGGDRDRGKRPKMGRVAAEQSDVVVLTSDNPRSEDPAAILREVEVGVKEALAAAPARAQYRVIADRRQAIEAAIREARTGDTVLIAGKGHEDYQIIGSQKLHFDDREVAREALRKRSRA
- a CDS encoding penicillin-binding protein 2 encodes the protein MTSADPYRWRRIVAGLILMLGFAGVLFRLFTLQVLQAAELTEKADRQHRMSVTVEGGRGGIYDRQGKVLAMNMEVPSVYGIPASLENPAGVARDLARVLHVRADDIERKLRREQKFVWIARKLDPEQGRSLERLSLEGIGTRMEGRRFYPKGPLLAHVLGFAGMDGQGLEGIERRYESYLRGETQKVVLQRDALGRTVFPKGLNEQGPAPGHSLTLTIDEVIQYIAEKELDEAVTNSRAKGGVVLVMEPRTGAILAMAINPKFDPNSMGNLTPERWRNRALTDAYEPGSTMKVITAAAALEEKVMGPGTLINGENGQFSAAGRNIHDHEKLGWMTFAQMVQKSSNIGAAKTGMALGEERLHRYLKAFGFGERTEIDLPGEAAGLVRDPKDWGRQSLASIAFGQEVGVTPLQLLNATAAVANGGWLMKPYVVSEIRDGKGAVVAQTGPQIRRRAVSAETAQSLTAILEGVVTHGTGAKAAIAGFRVAGKTGTAQKIDPQTGRYSPTLFVASFVGYLPADDPRLAILVVVDEPRTEQWGGTIAAPVFRRVAEQALPHLGVSSKSPIKLARYDEYGEARRGGVDRTLVRLASVGDPS
- the rsmH gene encoding 16S rRNA (cytosine(1402)-N(4))-methyltransferase RsmH; translation: MPGEHEKDLHIPVLAEEVVAGLGCKPGGRYVDCTVGYGGHAALILERSAPDGVLIGMDQDEAALRAAGERLQPYAGRVRLVRGNFQELKQQLRSMGVAEVDGVMFDLGVSSAQLDEPTRGFSFLADGPLDMRMDQRAALSAASLVNDLPEQELADLIYRYGEERYSRRIARAIVRARAIHPLARTLELASVIRGSVPPPYRHGRIHCATRTFQALRIAVNRELDVLEGALKDAVEVLAPGGRLCVISFHSLEDRIAKQTFRALSRGESPCLSVLTKRPLVASEEERAGNPRARSAKLRVAERLTVGRAA
- a CDS encoding asparagine--tRNA ligase; protein product: MPHVYIQDVADHVGQEITIKGWLRHRRSSGKIHFLVVRDGTGDLQAVVSKGTVGDEPFAAAAALTQESSVVLTGTLKADARAHGGYELDVTKIEPVQVAEPFPIQPKEHGVGFLMEHRHLWLRSSRQHAVLRIRHEIIRACRNFFDDRGFTLVDAPIFTPNACEGTTTLFQTDYFDEKAYLTQSGQLYSEATAAAFGKVYCFGPTFRAEKSKTRRHLMEFWMVEPEVAYAELADMMDLAEAFLSHIVERVLATRRAELAVLERDVTKLERIVAPFPRITYEEAVARLQQKGNPIQHGDDFGGDEETLLSNEFDRPVIVHRYPSAIKAFYMQNDPTRPDLALCMDVLAPEGYGEIIGGGQRIHEYEKLLCRIREHKLPEEAFRWYLDLRRYGSVPHAGFGMGIERAVAWICGLEHVRETIPFPRMLYKLYP